In Lachnospiraceae bacterium, the DNA window CCCCCGCTCCATTGCCTCTGCACTGGAAGTATCTAACTGTAATGGCAGGTCGATCACTGCCTGCAGTTCTTTTACTACATCTTCCATCATAGAAGGCTCATCAATCTCCGGAAGACCTACGTTAACATCAAGGACATCTGCACCATTATCCTGCTGGGTCACGCCTTCACGAAGGATGTATTCCAGATCATGGTCACGCAAAGCCTGTTTAAACTTGGATTTTCCTGTAGGATTAATACGTTCTCCAATAATAATGGTCTTTTTATCAAATACAACAGCCTGGGAATAAGAAGAAATAACAGTACGGTGCTTCTTTTCCGGCAGCTGTACCGGAATATCCTTTGTCAGTTCTACCATTGCCCGGATATGATCTGGGGTAGTACCGCAGCAGCCGCCGGTTACCACAGCACCCATTTTTACAATTTCTTCCATAACAGCAGCAAAATCTTCTGGATCTACGTCATAAACCGTTTTTCCATTTTCACTTCTTGGAAGTCCTGCATTTGGGTTTACCAGTACCGGTGTAGAGGAAACTTTCAGGATATCTGCCAGAATATCTTTCATCTGCTCCGGGCCAAGGCCGCAGTTGATCCCCAGTACATCTACTCCAAGACCTTCTAACAGTGCCACTGTAGACTCTACATTACCGCCTGTAAGAAGTTTTCCCTTTTCATCATAAATGACCGTAGCAAAAATAGGCAGTCTTTCTCCTGTTTTTGGATCAATGCCCGCCTCTTTTGCAGCTAAAACAGCTGCTTTTAACTCATAGCTGTCACTCATGGTCTCGATAAGCACAAGATCAGCGCCTGCTGCCGCACCAATAGAAACTACTTCTTTATACAAAGATACTGCTGCCTCAAAAGGCAGATCCCCCAGTGGCTTTAAAAGCTTTCCTGTAGGGCCCAGATCCAGGGCTACATAGCCTCTGCCAGCCTCATCTACTGCTTTTCTTGCATTGGCAACAGCCGCCTCTACAATGGCCTTTAACTCCCCATCCTTGTCAAATTTTAACCGGTTAGCGCCAAAGGTATTCGTAGTCATAATATCTGCACCTGCTGCCAGATATTTTCTGTGTACATTTGTGATCACTTCCGGGTGGGAAAGATTCCAGCGTTCCGGCAATTCTCCAGCTGCAAGGCCTGCCGCCTGAAGCAGGCTTCCCATACCGCCGTCACAAAACAGGCGGTGTTCTTTCATTGCATCTAAAACATTCATATGTGAACCTCTTTTATTTTTCATCGATCATCGTCTGTAAAGGCAGTCTGTCTTGCCACATGCTTCACAGCCCTTCACATCACAGCGGTGGGGCTTTTTGCTCACTCCGATCACTGCTGTCACGGATTTGGAAGGCATCATCAGGAAACTGTCTGTCAGTTTGATCCCTAGGTGCTTTCCTGCATCCAGGGCATTTAAAACATTCCTCTGGCAGTTTAGAGAAAAATCCCCATATCCGGGACTGAACCTTGGACGCAGGTAAAGGCCCTTTTCTTCATATTCTCTTTTTAGGCCTTCACATACCTGGTCACAATATTCCTCGATCATAGCAGCGGAAGCTGCCTGTAAGATCACTGCCCTGCTCATTTCCAGGCGGTTGTACTTCTGGAGCAGGTAATCCGCTCCCACTCCCAGGGTAGCAGCAAAAACCAGTATTTTTTCACAATCTTTTAAATTAACAGAAAGGTTCTTGCTTTTTGCCTGAAAAACCTCCCCGTCGATCATGTTATCTTCTCCAAGAGTAAGTGAAAATTCCCGTACCCGGTATTTAGGCGAAACATTTTTCCACAAAAGCTCCAGGCAGTCTTCCACGATCCTGTTTATATGTTCATCTGCTTCCTGGTTTTTATAGCCCAGATAACGCAGAATCTCTCTTCTGTTAATATCTGCCAGTTCCATTTCCTGTATATCCTCCTGCTGTCAAACCAAACGCCAGACTCAGGTCCTCGCACTTATGTGCTCTACTGCCTGCATTCGCAGGCTGGACCTTCGTTAATGGTCCAAGAAAAATCAGCGGACGCGTCACTGGCGCCTCCTCGATATGCATGGCAACAAATGTCTGCTACGCAGCCGCTTGTTTTTCTTTTGGACTCATTACGTTACTTCAATAACTCTGAAATATTGCTCTGGATCTGTGCAGCCACATCTGGCTTATTCATGGTATATACGTGGATTCCCTTAATGCCATTTGCCAGAAGATCTATGATCTGGTCTGTAGCATAAGCAATACCAGCCTGCTTCATAGCTGCCGGGTTATCTCCATATTTATCTACTAATGATAAGAAACGTGCCGGCATATAGCTTCCTGACATCTGTGCAATACGCTTTAACTGACTTCCGCTGGT includes these proteins:
- a CDS encoding Vitamin B12 dependent methionine synthase activation subunit, which translates into the protein MELADINRREILRYLGYKNQEADEHINRIVEDCLELLWKNVSPKYRVREFSLTLGEDNMIDGEVFQAKSKNLSVNLKDCEKILVFAATLGVGADYLLQKYNRLEMSRAVILQAASAAMIEEYCDQVCEGLKREYEEKGLYLRPRFSPGYGDFSLNCQRNVLNALDAGKHLGIKLTDSFLMMPSKSVTAVIGVSKKPHRCDVKGCEACGKTDCLYRR